One Chroococcidiopsis sp. TS-821 genomic window carries:
- the ftsH2 gene encoding ATP-dependent zinc metalloprotease FtsH2, whose amino-acid sequence MKLSWRVLLLWTLPALVIGFFFWQGAFASAPTDMSKNTASTRMTYGRFLDYLDSGRVTSVDLYEGGRTAIVEAVDPELDNRIQRLRVDLPYNAPELISKLRDANISFDSHPLRNDGAIWGLLGNLIFPILLIGGLFFLFRRSSNIPGGPGQAMNFGKSRARFQMEAKTGVKFDDVAGIEEAKEELQEVVTFLKQPERFTAVGARIPKGVLLVGPPGTGKTLLAKAIAGEAGVPFFSISGSEFVEMFVGVGASRVRDLFKKAKDNAPCLIFIDEIDAVGRQRGAGIGGGNDEREQTLNQLLTEMDGFEGNTGIIIIAATNRPDVLDAALLRPGRFDRQVIVDAPDIKGRQEILKVHARNKKLDPSVSLEAVARRTPGFTGADLANLLNEAAILTARRRKEAITLLEIDDAIDRVVAGMEGTPLVDSKSKRLIAYHEIGHALIGTVLKDHDPVQKVTLIPRGQAQGLTWFTPSEDQGLISRAQLKARITGALGGRAAEDIIFGAAEITTGAGGDLQQISAMARQMVTRFGMSDLGPLSLESQSGEVFLGRDWMTRSEYSEAIASRIDAQVRAIVEECYENAKNIIRENRAVVDRLVDLLIEKETIDGEEFRQIVAEYTDVPEKQSVTA is encoded by the coding sequence ATGAAACTTTCTTGGAGAGTACTCTTACTGTGGACATTGCCTGCGCTGGTAATTGGCTTCTTCTTTTGGCAAGGAGCGTTTGCTTCCGCACCTACAGACATGAGTAAGAACACAGCCAGTACCCGCATGACTTATGGTCGCTTCTTAGATTACCTAGATTCTGGTCGTGTCACGAGTGTAGACCTGTATGAAGGTGGTCGCACCGCCATTGTCGAAGCTGTTGACCCAGAATTAGACAACCGCATTCAACGTCTACGGGTAGATTTACCTTACAACGCTCCTGAACTGATTTCTAAGCTCAGAGATGCCAACATCAGCTTCGATTCTCATCCACTTCGTAATGATGGAGCAATTTGGGGGCTACTCGGTAACTTAATCTTTCCAATCTTATTAATTGGTGGTTTGTTCTTCTTGTTCCGACGTTCGAGCAATATTCCAGGAGGACCAGGACAAGCAATGAACTTTGGTAAATCCCGCGCTCGATTTCAGATGGAAGCGAAAACGGGCGTGAAGTTTGATGATGTTGCTGGAATTGAAGAAGCGAAAGAAGAACTCCAAGAAGTTGTCACCTTCCTCAAGCAACCCGAACGCTTCACAGCGGTAGGGGCGCGTATTCCTAAAGGAGTCTTACTAGTAGGACCGCCAGGAACCGGAAAAACTCTGTTAGCCAAAGCGATCGCCGGTGAAGCCGGAGTGCCATTCTTCAGCATTTCTGGTAGCGAATTTGTCGAAATGTTTGTCGGTGTTGGTGCTTCGCGCGTGCGCGACTTATTCAAAAAAGCGAAAGACAACGCACCGTGCTTGATCTTCATCGACGAAATCGACGCCGTAGGAAGACAACGCGGCGCGGGAATTGGTGGCGGAAACGACGAGCGCGAGCAAACGCTCAACCAGTTACTCACCGAGATGGACGGCTTTGAAGGCAACACAGGCATCATTATTATTGCCGCAACCAACCGCCCGGACGTTCTCGATGCAGCACTTCTGCGTCCTGGTCGATTTGACCGGCAAGTGATTGTCGATGCTCCCGATATTAAAGGACGTCAAGAAATTCTCAAAGTTCATGCCCGCAACAAAAAGCTCGACCCAAGTGTGTCATTAGAGGCGGTAGCACGGCGAACACCAGGATTTACCGGCGCAGATTTAGCCAACTTGCTCAACGAAGCGGCGATCTTGACCGCACGCCGACGCAAAGAGGCAATCACGTTGTTGGAAATTGATGATGCGATCGACCGCGTTGTCGCCGGAATGGAAGGAACGCCACTTGTAGACAGCAAGAGCAAACGACTCATTGCTTACCATGAGATTGGTCACGCTTTAATCGGTACCGTACTCAAAGACCACGACCCAGTACAGAAAGTCACGCTAATTCCACGCGGACAAGCACAAGGATTGACGTGGTTTACTCCAAGTGAAGATCAAGGGTTAATCTCGCGCGCACAGCTGAAAGCAAGAATCACTGGTGCATTAGGTGGTAGAGCAGCTGAGGATATTATCTTTGGCGCAGCAGAGATTACCACAGGTGCAGGTGGGGATTTACAGCAAATTAGTGCAATGGCACGTCAAATGGTCACTCGCTTTGGGATGTCCGATCTCGGTCCACTGTCGTTAGAAAGTCAAAGTGGAGAAGTCTTTTTAGGTCGTGATTGGATGACTCGCTCCGAATACTCCGAAGCGATCGCCTCCAGAATCGATGCTCAAGTCCGCGCTATTGTGGAAGAGTGTTACGAAAACGCCAAAAACATCATCCGCGAGAATCGTGCCGTTGTCGATCGCTTAGTCGATCTACTTATCGAAAAAGAAACGATTGACGGCGAAGAGTTTCGCCAAATTGTCGCTGAGTACACTGATGTACCTGAGAAGCAATCTGTTACGGCATAA
- the sigC gene encoding RNA polymerase sigma factor SigC codes for MPATSFYAYTAYEEQSSQDFQHEPNEADLVEGDLIDFDMESNDAANSQPNVNRRTTDLVRLYLQEIGRVHLLGRDEEVSEAQKVQRYIRLVELRAKAAKNGDEIMVPYERLMEVQERLTSELGHRPSLERWASCAGIEVSELKPLLVKGKRRWAEITGLTVQELEQIQSEGNRAKEHMIKANLRLVVSVAKKYQNRGLELLDLVQEGTLGLERAVDKFDPTKGYRFSTYAYWWIRQGITRAIATQSRTIRLPVHITEKLNKIKKAQRKISQEKGRTPTIDDIAAELEMTPPQVREVLLRVPRSVSLETKVGKEKDTELGELLETDSISPEEVLMREALQRDLQHLLADLTDRERDVILMRFGLGDGHSYSLAEIGRALDLSRERVRQIESKALQKLRQPKRRNQVRDYLETLS; via the coding sequence ATGCCAGCAACATCTTTTTACGCCTATACAGCTTACGAAGAGCAATCCTCTCAAGATTTTCAGCATGAGCCCAATGAAGCTGATTTAGTAGAGGGAGATTTGATTGACTTCGATATGGAGTCTAACGATGCTGCTAACTCGCAGCCCAACGTTAATCGTCGCACCACCGATTTAGTACGCTTGTATCTACAAGAAATCGGTCGAGTACATCTTTTGGGGCGTGACGAAGAAGTTTCCGAAGCTCAGAAAGTGCAGCGTTACATACGCTTGGTAGAACTACGCGCAAAGGCAGCCAAAAATGGGGACGAAATTATGGTTCCCTACGAACGACTGATGGAAGTTCAGGAGCGGTTAACCTCTGAACTAGGACATCGCCCTTCTTTAGAGCGTTGGGCGAGTTGCGCAGGCATAGAAGTGTCAGAACTTAAACCTTTGCTTGTTAAAGGTAAACGGCGTTGGGCTGAAATCACCGGCTTAACTGTGCAGGAGTTAGAGCAAATCCAAAGCGAAGGCAACCGCGCCAAAGAACACATGATTAAGGCGAATTTACGCCTCGTTGTGTCAGTTGCGAAAAAATATCAAAATCGAGGTTTAGAGCTACTCGACCTCGTACAAGAAGGAACGCTTGGGTTAGAAAGAGCCGTAGACAAGTTCGATCCCACCAAAGGTTATCGATTTAGCACTTATGCGTACTGGTGGATTCGTCAGGGTATTACGCGCGCGATCGCTACCCAAAGTCGGACGATTCGCCTACCCGTTCACATAACAGAAAAACTCAATAAAATCAAGAAGGCGCAGCGCAAAATCTCGCAAGAAAAAGGTCGTACACCAACCATTGACGATATTGCGGCAGAGTTAGAAATGACACCACCGCAAGTCAGAGAAGTGCTGCTGCGAGTTCCGCGCTCGGTATCTTTAGAAACCAAAGTCGGCAAGGAAAAAGATACAGAACTTGGAGAGTTACTCGAGACAGATAGTATTTCCCCAGAAGAAGTCTTAATGCGAGAAGCTCTACAACGCGATTTACAGCATTTACTTGCAGATTTAACCGACCGCGAGCGCGATGTGATTTTGATGCGCTTTGGCTTAGGAGATGGTCATTCTTACTCGCTAGCCGAGATTGGACGCGCCTTAGACTTATCTCGCGAACGCGTACGTCAGATTGAATCAAAAGCTTTACAGAAGCTGCGCCAACCTAAGCGCCGCAACCAAGTCCGCGACTATCTAGAGACTTTAAGCTAA
- a CDS encoding Fur family transcriptional regulator: MTVYTATSLKAELNDRGWRLTPQRETILHVFQELPKGEHLSAEDLYHHLEAQGEGISLSTIYRTLKLMARMGILRELELGEGHKHYELNQPYPYHHHHLICVRCNKTIEFKNDSILKIGTKTAQKEGYHLLDCQLTIHAVCPSCQRALLPL, encoded by the coding sequence ATGACTGTCTATACAGCTACCTCGCTCAAGGCGGAACTCAACGATCGTGGTTGGCGTTTAACTCCCCAGCGAGAAACTATTTTACACGTTTTTCAAGAGCTTCCCAAAGGCGAACATCTTAGTGCAGAAGATTTGTATCACCACTTAGAAGCTCAAGGAGAAGGCATTAGTTTATCTACAATTTACCGGACGCTAAAACTAATGGCGCGGATGGGTATCCTCCGTGAATTGGAATTAGGCGAAGGACATAAGCACTATGAGCTAAACCAGCCATACCCCTATCATCATCATCACCTAATTTGCGTTCGTTGCAACAAAACTATTGAGTTTAAAAACGATTCGATTTTAAAAATTGGAACAAAAACAGCCCAGAAAGAAGGATATCACTTACTGGACTGTCAATTGACAATTCATGCGGTATGTCCTTCTTGTCAAAGAGCTTTATTACCTTTGTAA
- a CDS encoding SH3 domain-containing protein — MQWKNVIKFLLGISLAVLILVSGGVAVALYFLHRVTTPPPKPIFANDTAQVKARGSSSTSTTPTATTATSSNTTTTTTTQSSTPLTPGAYRARVTWAQGLSVRSEPNADAERIAGVGYNEELTVLETSSDKNWQKIRLENSEQEGWVKAGNVERIEE, encoded by the coding sequence ATGCAATGGAAGAATGTCATTAAATTTTTACTTGGTATCAGTTTAGCTGTACTTATTTTGGTTAGTGGCGGCGTAGCAGTAGCTTTGTACTTTCTACATCGAGTAACAACTCCTCCCCCTAAACCAATTTTTGCTAATGATACTGCGCAGGTGAAAGCACGAGGTTCCTCTTCTACTTCTACGACACCTACAGCTACTACAGCAACGTCGTCAAATACTACGACAACTACAACGACACAGTCTTCGACCCCTCTAACTCCAGGAGCATATAGGGCAAGAGTAACATGGGCGCAAGGCTTGAGCGTGCGCTCGGAACCAAACGCCGATGCAGAGCGGATTGCTGGAGTTGGTTATAACGAAGAACTTACCGTGTTAGAAACAAGTTCTGATAAAAATTGGCAAAAAATTCGCTTAGAAAATAGCGAACAAGAAGGTTGGGTGAAAGCAGGTAACGTAGAACGAATTGAAGAATAG
- a CDS encoding TIGR04283 family arsenosugar biosynthesis glycosyltransferase: MPGVSIIIPTLNEESCLERTLRNLSLLKPPAQEVIVVDGGSEDRTITIAQQAGVKIIHSQLSGRSLQMNQGAAAATGEILCFLHADTLVPDDAIAAIEQTLTDKSIAGGGFISLMVGTQTTRWGISLHNYLKTYYAPLLFRPHLFLKGLRLLFGDQVMFCRRADFWNCGGFDNQLPILEEADLCLKLVRYGRLRQVNRVVQTSDRRVARWGSLKATAIYVYIGFLWGFGVSAAYLKQFYEDVR; this comes from the coding sequence ATGCCTGGTGTCTCAATCATCATACCTACTTTGAATGAAGAAAGTTGTTTAGAACGTACTTTACGCAACCTTAGTTTGTTAAAACCTCCGGCGCAGGAAGTGATAGTTGTTGATGGTGGGAGTGAAGATCGAACAATTACGATCGCGCAACAAGCTGGTGTAAAAATTATTCATTCGCAGTTGTCAGGGCGATCGCTGCAAATGAATCAAGGTGCAGCTGCAGCAACAGGAGAAATCTTGTGTTTTTTACACGCCGATACTTTAGTTCCCGATGATGCGATCGCCGCGATCGAGCAAACTCTAACAGATAAGAGTATTGCTGGCGGTGGTTTTATTTCTTTAATGGTAGGAACACAAACAACACGTTGGGGAATTTCTTTACATAACTATCTCAAAACTTACTATGCTCCTCTCCTCTTTCGACCGCATCTTTTTTTAAAAGGACTGCGGTTACTTTTTGGCGATCAGGTTATGTTTTGCCGTCGCGCTGACTTTTGGAATTGTGGCGGGTTTGATAATCAGCTTCCTATTTTAGAAGAAGCCGATTTATGCTTAAAGCTCGTACGCTATGGGCGACTGCGTCAAGTCAATCGCGTCGTTCAAACCTCAGATAGACGAGTAGCGCGGTGGGGTTCGCTCAAGGCAACAGCAATTTACGTTTACATTGGTTTTTTGTGGGGCTTTGGTGTTTCCGCAGCTTATTTGAAGCAGTTCTATGAAGATGTTCGTTAG
- a CDS encoding carbon dioxide-concentrating mechanism protein CcmK, translating to MPAAVGMVEVKGLPPALAVADAMVKAARVTLVGYEKVSSARYTIIVRGDVAEVQTSVAAGVDSVRQVNTEEELLLSYHVIARPHENVETVLPIDYRQSVEQFRV from the coding sequence ATGCCAGCAGCAGTTGGTATGGTTGAAGTAAAGGGACTTCCCCCTGCTTTAGCAGTAGCAGATGCCATGGTAAAAGCTGCTCGTGTAACCTTAGTTGGTTATGAAAAAGTCAGCAGTGCTCGATATACGATTATTGTGCGAGGGGATGTTGCGGAAGTACAAACCTCGGTTGCTGCCGGAGTTGATTCGGTAAGGCAAGTTAATACAGAAGAAGAGTTATTACTTTCCTATCATGTAATTGCTCGTCCGCACGAAAATGTCGAAACTGTACTACCGATTGACTACAGACAATCCGTGGAGCAGTTCCGCGTTTAG